Sequence from the Strix uralensis isolate ZFMK-TIS-50842 chromosome 1, bStrUra1, whole genome shotgun sequence genome:
AGTCTGTACAGTTGTAACTTGGCTGCTCATTgcaccccctgacccccccccagtATATACTTACTGAACTGCCCATGTGAGACAGAGCTTCTTCTGCACGCTCTACTCTACTGCCCTTAGTACTAACAGTGAATGCTCTTGTCACGTGACTGCAGAATTCCACAGCAATACCACAACTCTAGCAAGCAGAAAGAAACACATTAAAACATCATTTAGATGAGCACTTTGATGGTAAGGTCTCTACTCAGAACTCTAGACAGGCTAGAGAGGTTCTAGCAGGTTAAAGTGTTATTGGAAGTTACAAGCTCAGTGTTACTTGCTTTCTAGAGGCTGTTGCTGGTACCGTATGGCATTTTAGCACTAGTCATTACTAATGGACAATGAATCTGATTAAACAGGAATCAGAACACGAGATGGTTTTGGAGGACACAAGTTTCTTGTTGAAGATAGCTGGCTTCCATACAGTGCATGCTGAACACTAAGTCAAGTTTACAGCTATTAGCTGCAATAACATTGCTTTAGAATAACACCGAATATACATCCTGATTTGATACCATAAGAGTTCAGCTGATTAGGCATTCACAACACTTGACTGAACAGCTGGCAAGTCTTAGACTTATCTAGCAGGTAGGCTTGCATGAACATATGCTTAGTTGTAACACGGGGCAACAGTTTACTCTCTCCTAACTTTCTCTAGAGACTTGTGGCAGATCTGAGAACAAGCCAGAGCTCTAGCACTCAGCTATTAGTAACTAACTTCTGGAGTGTTTCACCAAGGCACTTTCTGCCCAGGTGTTTCACCCATTTACAGGGGAACAATACTGGTGCTGGCACATCACTGACCTCCTCTGCAGAACATAAATAGAGCAGAAGCCTTAACAGTAACCTATGTATCCTTACCAGAGGCATGAACAACCTCTGTTGATGTGAAACAGCACCTAGCCTACACTGGAGCAAAACAACTGTTGATGCACAACAGAAGAGACTACTGCCAGATGCAGTACAGCTTACAGTTAAATTGCTGTATCTCATCAGTACAGAGACTAGTCGGAATAAACCCGTTTTCTACACGCTGCCTAGATGTATTAAGACAGTTCCACTACTGTTCAACTGCCTGGCAAAGTTTAGTAGAAAGTACTACTCATGAATACATAATCATAATACTTGTCATGAATACATAAGACACAGAACTATTCAGGACTTGGAAAGAGCAGAGGGATGACTTGTTAACTTACCATGACAAGATTTACTAATGAAACTGCATTCAAGCTGATGCCCCAGAGCCACATCACTCCAAACATGTTGATGATTATCATAGCAATAGTTATTGAAACTATAACAGCAGCCCATACTTCAAAACCAAGCAGCACAGTTGTCACCAAAAATATCGATCCCAAGGAGATGCAGAGGTTAAATATAGCATCATGCACAATTGTCAGGTATTGTTCATAGAAGACATAAAACACACTGTGGAAAGAAGAGAAGTTTAGTTAGCCATCTTCCTTGTTGCATGCTAATATTAGATTCGCTTCTGTGCTGAGGATAAAGTAGTTCCCTCCTTGTAGGAGTCACCAGCAGGAACTGGCTTCCCAGCATCAGTGGAACGACTCCTGTAGAACACTGGCTGTTAGATGACAACTCCTCACTAACACTTCAAATAAAGGTTGTATCTGGAAGTCAGGGTAGTTCCCACACTTCAATATAAGCAGCTACAGTAGTTCCCAGAAGACTGCAGGAACTACTGCACAGGATCTGCACTGATTCATTATTTGATCCCTGAGGTCTgttccaacctggtattctgtgattatGCAGGGAGACCATAAGGATGAATAGGATTCTTTGCTTCAAAGAGATGAGTATTTCAGCTGTACAGATACCAATTCTGACTCAATTTCATTGTGGTACTCTGTATAAGAGTCTTTAGTCTTAATCATGTAAGCATTAGATAAGCAGTACTTGACATTACTGCTGCCCTTGCTTTAGGTTTAAATAACTTAAGTTTGAAGTCAGTACGTTCTCATTACAGCTTGCAACAACCCAGGTCAACATATCTGCTtaagttaaaatattaaatccTACTATGAAAGCTAGGAAGTGCCCAAGCTGAAGCCAGGGCTACCTCTGTTGTGAAGGACAGGTTTCATGATTTTAGTTAGTTATCAACCACAGTAAAGAGAAGTTAGTGCTGTGGACACAAGTTGTAATTCTGTAGCTTTACTAGACATTCCAGAGTCTCTGTAGTACCTTCTGTTAGACAAAACCCAAGACTCAAGTCTAAGGTGTTATTAGCCAGTAGCTTTTCTTAGTTGCTCAAGTTGAGTATCTGTCACTAAGGCAAGAAAGATCTAAGCATACCTGTAAGGAAACACCCGGTAGTTCTTCTCCTTGATGCCCATGGTTTCAGTAATGTTATCTGCTATAACCCGAGCTTTCTTCATAGCATCAATAAAATCAGATGATGTTTTCAGTACAGTATGGTAAGTCATAAAATAAGTAGCTCCCACATCAGATTTGTTGTTAATGAAGTTGACAGCAGAGTTATATGCAGCATGTCCTCTATATAAACATAGTAACATTTTAGATGTCAATGTCAGTAAGCACCATTCAAATGTACCAGCTTTTATAACTCATAATCTTGTTTCGAAGTTTCCAAAACAGATAAAGGCTTCAGAGCACAATACATTTCAAGATTGCACAGGATATCCTAGAACAGACTGACTACAGAAGTTGTTTGTACAGGGGAAAGCTGCTGTTCCATTTAGTTGATGATGCATTTGTTCTcccagttttgtttcagaaaatgctACAGAACAGGCGAGATGTCAATGTTTGTATGACTTTTAAAAGGGCATTAGATATGCAACCTTGCAGACAGAAGTGACACTTCCAGAGTAAGTATCTCTGACATAGTGGTCTAAGCAAGATACATAGAATATGGCTCTTACCCTTTCCCACATTTAGGATTAGGGTTGTCAGATAGGAACATTGGCAAAAATGTCATGAAGTCTTTGCCCTGTGGTCTCTGCTTGCCTTCTTGAGTCAGTGGTCGACAACGAGTGCAGGATGGATCAGTGActaagaaatacagcaagaagGTGAGTTACAGGCTCAAGAATTCTTTGTCCTAACACTAGCAACTTCTGACTTGCAGTACTACAGGATACAATTtcataaaaagcattttcatcAATTAAGTAACAGATCAGCACTGAAATTTTGTATAAAATTTGTAGTCCTTCAGTTATTGCTACTAAGGCAAGGGCTACCAGAGAACTCAGTTACTTGTGCACTATCTACATTAGATCAAACTGAAGGACCTGAACTATCAGGATTATACCAAACTGGAGGACCCAAACAAAAACAGAGCGCTAAGTTTGTGTGCTCTAATGAAACTAGCAGAAGGATCAAAATTTTTATGACAAGTTATTTTTGGAATAGTTATTACATTGGCTGTCTAGGTAGGCTATCTTCAACCTGCAGCATTCCAGCAGAATGTTTAAATTCCCTCAAACAGCAGCTCAAACAAATTAGAGGGCAACTCAAGAGGCATCTGCTCACAGCAAGAAAGCTATTCACCTGATTCAGAGCATGATGAAATGTTTTGGCTGTGAAACTTAAACTAAGCTAATTCCCTAGCAACAAGATAGATGCTAATACCTGAAGCATTGCAGAACTGTCCAGTGGTATTGTAGACTCTGCAACAGGATGACTGTGGCTTCACCCAGTCAAAGTAGTCATCAATCCAGGACGATGGGGCATAGCCTATCCTTGTGCTAGTAAAATAATGTAACATATTCATCATCAGTAATTTTATGTTTCATTCCGGAACACATCCCTTGATCTCTCCAGCACTGACTTACACCACATCAACTCATTCTGGTCCAAGCTACTCAGCTCTCCATGTAGTACCCTGCTCTAAGAGCCAGTCTCGCTTGTAACGCTGCACCTAGCAAACAGCAGGAGCTTCTTCCCTGCATTCAAGTTCCACTACCAAGCTCAGCTTTTCATTCCCCTATCTGTTCTATGCCCCACCCTATCCCAGATATCATTGCCTCTGTTTTCAAGCAAGGCTCCTCCTTCAGTTAGGCTGAAGTAAAACCACCAAAATACAGTTGGAATCAGGAAGAGACTTTCTTCAGTTGTTAGCTACTGGACTCCAGCTATAACTCCTGCTTAGCCTTGCTAGGCTAGTTTATCCACCAAGTTTAGAAGCTGAGCATGCAAGTCTTTTTGCAGGAGAGCTTATCCATACTGAGAGATTTTCTTCCTACCGTTTCCAGGTTCCCTGAAGGATCCCTTTTCCAAACCCAAGCACATCAATATTATCCCACCAGTCCAGACAGGTTTCATCCTCATTCTATGAGATTGCCacagcttcttcccttcctcccctctcccaaaacCACAGTATAAAGTACAATAGAGCATCAGTTGTACAATCAACAGCTGagcaggaaataaattaaaaaggacaCACTGGTCAGCTACATCTCTTCCATGTGACTATGcagagaaaagcatgaaaaacttACTAGCTACCAATTTCTGCAGCATTGAAGACTTGCTGAACAAGTGAATCATTATTACATCCCATTCCACCACACACCATGTTCTGCCCTTCCAAAGAGGTGTAGTTGTGCCCCTCTTCTAGGACAAAGTAGACAGGAGGACCTGCATGCAGGTACTTGCTGAGCTGGCTGAAGTAATCCATTACATAGGAGTCCTTAAAGGGAAAGTTTTGAGTTACTATTACATCATGTTGAGGTAAGCACAACAAGACACCAGTTTCAATTCAGCCACAAATTGCTGAAGAGTGATACAATCTTAAGACTTACATCTGGCATTGAGAGAACCTGATCCAGTCCAATCTCTACATTGTGTATAACTGCTGTACTGAACGACAGAATACCCACAAACACTGCTatctgcaaaaaagaaaattcatggAAGCGAGaactaaacagaaacaacaaGCAATAGAATTTAATAGGGGCCATGCAAAGAGGCTTTATTTTAAGTATGCTACCCAGGCTTACTACAAGAGTGGCAGTAAAACCCAGCTACTCAGAGTTCCCTTTGGAGTCTTAAGGCAAAATTTATACTTAGAAGGCAGCCGTGAAAGATAAGCCAAACACCTTCTGTAAATAAGCACAGTAACCTCAAACTGAATCATGGATTCAGCAACAACACTCCAGATTAATGCAGCGTAGGAGCCAACACGTGCTGATTTTTGACATATGCCCAGAATGATTTGATTGACAGTAATGCAACTCTTAAATCTGGCCTTTGGACAATCCAAGGTCAAGCCTCTATTTACTAGAAATACTCCTGCAGTTACAAAAGCTTATTCCAGTATTAATGCCGAAAGCAAAAATACTAGAAGCTTCATTTGTTTCATTGTGTTGAAGATTCTTCTTCAGTATTCAGACTTTCAGGCTCACTGCACTTTGGATGGAGTTTAGATGACTGTGTACTTTAAACAGAGCATACATACTACTATTGGTCTCATCCAATCCTTAAGCAGATACGGAGAATACAGATttttgaagaacagaaataagaTGCTCTCAGAACGCTGGACTCCACTcatttcttcattgcttttgatGCAACACAGAATATCCAGTCTATTCCTCTGCAAATGGATGAAATGTCAGATTTAGCGTGGTTCTGCAGAACATGCCATCCTTACTACACTGCAGTTACAGGTACATTTATACTCACCTCTTGACGCTTAATATCCAAGCCCAGGAGACTTACAAAGCAAGTGACTTGAAGAATAAAGTCTATGAGCACAGCCATTCCAGCAAAAAGGGAGAATGTGCGAACCGCTGGCATCGTAGACAGTGTCCCTGAAGGAAGTGACCCAGTTTGTTAAGCAAGCTCCCTTCTTAGAAACGTATGAGCATTTTCTAGACAGGTATCCAATTTAAGTGCTAGCCTTACAGCAGGACAAAAGAGCCCTTCTTTTCAGAGTAAAGAAAACAGCTGATATAAGCCTGGCTACAACTGCTGCCTTTGACCTGTTTGACAGCATTAAGGCTGTGCAAAGAAGTGACTAGCTTTAAGACATTTCTCCATTCCAAAGTTACAAGTCTTGTGCAGGCTGCGTAGGAGGGTAGCTAAGGAGTGCTGTCAAGCAAGATCTTGCTTCAATAGTAAGCCACTCAATGCAAGTTGAACCAATAGCAAGTTCATTATGAAAGAAGGCCAATTTATACTTGAGGGGTAACAACATAAGATATGCCTTAACACATACTGCAAGAGTAAACCTCAAACATAATCTGTCATAGGGGCGTTTTTCTAAGCAGTCGCAAGATGACTGAATGCAATACAGGAGTTTGTACACCCTGATATTTGATATATTACTAAGGTCAAGTTTAGACTTGTCAGTCACTACAAATCAGTAAAAAGCTCCACCCTTCCAAGCTGAAGATCTTGACAGATCCAAAATTAGATCTTTTTAACTGTGCCAGTCTCTTAAAGTACTACAATGCCTATCCCCACAGAGGTGGGTGATTATAGCAGTGAACAACTAAGCTAAACTTCCTCTACaaattcttgctttgtttttatattttagttttgCATTTATTCTTGCAACATGCAGGTATGATAAGGCCCTTATCTTCAAATATTAAAGAAATCTTACCAAGAAAGAATGCCACAGTCTCCGAAAAAGATGAGAGAAACATACTGGGTGCTACATCTCCCAAGACTCTGCCAATCTGTTTATCCAGAGTTTCACCCTGAAGGCGCTCATCTCTCTAAGGCAGTAATTTATTATAATTAGGAATCATGCAATTTAGAAAGCAATTTCATATGGTTTAAAACCTCCTGCAAACTTTCAAACAtccaaaacaataaaatatagtTTTCACTGCATTCACTAACATGagttaaaataaaagcagagattcTTAACACAAAAGCAGCATGAACATCCCCTGTTGCCTTGCTTCCAACTTACAATACTAAGTTCAGAACATCAGTCAAAACTACACACTTGCCAAAGGCAGTGCCAGTTGCACTGAGTTATTGAGTCTGTCAAATTAGAAAGCCTATTACCCACTAAGACTTAGTGCCAGAAGTCCCTGGTCTGAAGCATGTCGTTTAGTCCATGATTACTGCTCACAATATGCTAAAATTACAAGTGATCAAAAGTAGTCAAGTCTACAACTACCAGAGAAGGACGTTAATATTATTATTCATTTCTACATCATTAGTATGTGGAGCAGAAACCATGTTAAATGTGCTTGATATCAACcagcagtaagaaaaagcaggagatttaaatctttttttttgtggaggtTGAATGTACATATAATCTTGGCTCTCTTCAAAACCACTAGATATGCTGTCAGAGTCCAGAGTTGCCCAGACTGGGCTGAGTAATGGAATGCAGAAAACTTTCTGTTCCAAGTTAACAGTCTTCAAATACGACAGGCACATTTAGAAGAGTCTGTATGAAAGAATACATACCTGAAGTGTCTGAACTATAATGAAAATGTTGTCCACCCCAATAGCCAGCACCAAGAAGGGAATTACTTCTATCACAATCAGTGTCAGTGGGATTCCAAAGTAGCTGAAGATGCCTACAGAACAAGCCACTGAGCTCAGTACAATCAGGATGCCTGCAATGCCCAGGGAGATCTTTGAATCCACCTGAAAAAGTTGTAATGACTCTCAACCAAACCATCATCACCACACAGGACAGATGATAGCAAAGGTAAAAGCCATATTCTTACATTTAGTGTAGTTAGTAGAAAGCTTACTGTTCTGGTTCTTTTGAAGATCCAGATATTTAAAAAGAACCTTGAAGCTACAAGCCTTAAAGCTGAAGTTAATTGCACATCTACAGTTAAAATACTTAGCTGAGGATATGAAGTACCCATGACTTATCAAGACAAGAAGGACAATGCTACCCCTAGCTCCTGCTCCAGGAGGACTCAGTGCTTTAAGACAGGACTGAATACAAgcattctgcaaatatttaagtCACCTAAAGCTAAGAAAAACTAGTCAGCAAGCTGTAGCTTCAGTGTTTATAGCAATGAGAACTATACACGTACCAGCAGTCTTCTACAGCTCTGGATATGTCCCAAAGCTACAGAGATGTACACAAACATTACAATATAGCTTATCAACACAGTGCTGATATCACTGTTGCTTTCGCGATTGATTTCATCTTCAATACTCCGTTCAGCAGAAAACGATACAGTTAAGTTGGGATTATCATAGTTCTTCAAAAAGTTAATAAACCTAAAAAATAAACCCCAATCAGTAACactttaaaagataaaacatctTGTATTAGAAATACTCGGAAGTCAGTTGAAGGCAAATTTAAATTATCTGTGTGGTACAGAGTACGTTGTGGCCAAATAGTACTttgatagactttttttttttttgagaggcaTGCTGGCTACACATCCCTAGAACTCTACTCCAAGCACTAGAAATACACTATGCTGAAATACTTTCCATGTTCTCTCCAGAGCTTGAGGACAACCAGATACACTTTGAAATAGTTTATGCAAGGTCAGTGCAGTTTTCCTCAAAGCTAAGACCTAGAAGTACATACATGAAATATGACCACAGCTTGCTTACAGTACCTGAACAACTTATTAGCCCTCATTTCAGTTCCCCTAACTGAAGAGAGGTGCTTATGACACAGGTAGACACTAGTTGTACTTAGTCTGAGACTTTCTACTACAGTACTTTTTACCTGAACTGTTAGCCCGAGCAGTTGGCCCGTGTAAGCCAACATCAGCTCTTCAAGACAGTGAAAGGGATGGAAGCTTTAGATCCTCATCTGGAAGATGTTTATAAAAATTACAGTTTAAGTATTACAGGATAATGCTGGACTTTTCCGATGATGATTAACAGTCCAGCAGATTGAAGAGTCTACTTGGGTAATTCTACCAAAGTAAAACATATCAAATCCTTTCTAAAGTTAGTTATTAGCAAGTACTACTAGACTAGATGGTCACTAACAAGACTAGAACCTATCTTTCCAAAGCAAATGAAGTACACCGGATATGAGTCTTATGACCAGTATAGTCTGTCCTTCACCAGTTTTGCTGCCTCTCAAAACATCCCCATAGTTATACTGAGAAACTGTCAGTACAGTACAGGTGTTTTTCATGTATCTATATTTAAAGCTGCTCTAAGTAACATATGCATTTCAGAATATAGGAAGCCTACTTACTCTTTTTCCCATGCCAAGGCTTTCATTAGCTTTCTTGAGTCATTGTAGTAGTTGTTGACAGGAAAAGTAATAACAAGAGCTGTAGCATTACTATAGTTATCAtctatgaaggagaaaaaaaaatgtcaggcATGATGAAATGGAGCTTACATTTCAGTACAGGCAGGTACAATTAAGTTTAAAGTGAGTATTGTCCAAAACAATCCCATCCCTACAACCCCGTTAAATGCAATCTGTTTAACAACACTGAGTTCTCAAACACACTATTGAAATCAGAAGAGAAACTGATAAGCACTCCAGATTGTATTCAAAAGTGATTATTCATTATTTACCATGTTCATGGCACTCCAACATTAAGCTATTACATGGTTAGACAAGGGGCTACTATAGAACCAGAGTTTACAGCTTTCCATCTAATGAGCAACAGGATGTGGTTTCCTAAATGCTGTGCCTCTTGCATACTTAGATTTTATTCAAAGCAAGTACAAAACCCCTACAGTTTAATCAAGAAGGGCTTGCCTTCAAAGGCTATTTTAGCACATTTGTGTTTGATGTATCTACCAAGTTACGTTTAACTGGATAAACTGCTTGAACAAAATTCTGGCTTCAGAATAATTACGGAAAGATTTCCTTTGTGAACACCTTAGTCTACTCTTCACTGCTTTGTCACACCAGCAACAAAAATTTATTCTAActcaaaag
This genomic interval carries:
- the NPC1 gene encoding NPC intracellular cholesterol transporter 1 isoform X1, whose product is MGSPHGSPGRGGLGLLVLFLLLLLSPVQVLPQSCVWYGECGVASGDKRYNCAYDGPPIALPEDGYDLMQELCPGLFFGNVSTCCDVRQLQTLKNNLQLPLQFLSRCPSCFYNLINLFCELTCSPNQSAFLNVTSTIPYYDPVLKENKSSITELQYFIGEHFANAMYNACKDVEAPSSNVKALGLLCGKDVKDCNATNWIEYMFSKDNGQTPFSITPIFSDVPVHGMNPMNNATKGCNESVDDSTGPCSCQDCSIVCGPKPQPPPLPAPWLLFGLDAVYVIMWISYMGFLLIFFVLVFGVWCYRRRHFVSEYTPIDSNIAFSVNSHRDNGKISCGERLGERFENGLRMTFTSWGAFCVRNPRPVILFSVVFIAMCCSGFVYIKATTNPVDLWSAPSSQARKEKEYFDAHFGPFFRTEQLIIQAPNSHPDTYSPYPSGADVPFGPPLTKEILHQVLDLQDAIVNITASFDNETVTLKDICLAPLAPYNNNCTILSVLNYFQNSHSVLDHTVGDEFFVYADYHTHFLYCVRAPASLNDTSLLHDPCLGTFGGPVFPWLVLGGYDDDNYSNATALVITFPVNNYYNDSRKLMKALAWEKEFINFLKNYDNPNLTVSFSAERSIEDEINRESNSDISTVLISYIVMFVYISVALGHIQSCRRLLVDSKISLGIAGILIVLSSVACSVGIFSYFGIPLTLIVIEVIPFLVLAIGVDNIFIIVQTLQRDERLQGETLDKQIGRVLGDVAPSMFLSSFSETVAFFLGTLSTMPAVRTFSLFAGMAVLIDFILQVTCFVSLLGLDIKRQERNRLDILCCIKSNEEMSGVQRSESILFLFFKNLYSPYLLKDWMRPIVIAVFVGILSFSTAVIHNVEIGLDQVLSMPDDSYVMDYFSQLSKYLHAGPPVYFVLEEGHNYTSLEGQNMVCGGMGCNNDSLVQQVFNAAEIGSYTRIGYAPSSWIDDYFDWVKPQSSCCRVYNTTGQFCNASVTDPSCTRCRPLTQEGKQRPQGKDFMTFLPMFLSDNPNPKCGKGGHAAYNSAVNFINNKSDVGATYFMTYHTVLKTSSDFIDAMKKARVIADNITETMGIKEKNYRVFPYSVFYVFYEQYLTIVHDAIFNLCISLGSIFLVTTVLLGFEVWAAVIVSITIAMIIINMFGVMWLWGISLNAVSLVNLVMSCGIAVEFCSHVTRAFTVSTKGSRVERAEEALSHMGSSVFSGITLTKFGGIVVLAFSKSQIFKIFYFRMYLAMVLLGATHGLIFLPVLLSYVGPSVNKAKTHAAQERTRGTERERLLYF
- the NPC1 gene encoding NPC intracellular cholesterol transporter 1 isoform X2; amino-acid sequence: MYNACKDVEAPSSNVKALGLLCGKDVKDCNATNWIEYMFSKDNGQTPFSITPIFSDVPVHGMNPMNNATKGCNESVDDSTGPCSCQDCSIVCGPKPQPPPLPAPWLLFGLDAVYVIMWISYMGFLLIFFVLVFGVWCYRRRHFVSEYTPIDSNIAFSVNSHRDNGKISCGERLGERFENGLRMTFTSWGAFCVRNPRPVILFSVVFIAMCCSGFVYIKATTNPVDLWSAPSSQARKEKEYFDAHFGPFFRTEQLIIQAPNSHPDTYSPYPSGADVPFGPPLTKEILHQVLDLQDAIVNITASFDNETVTLKDICLAPLAPYNNNCTILSVLNYFQNSHSVLDHTVGDEFFVYADYHTHFLYCVRAPASLNDTSLLHDPCLGTFGGPVFPWLVLGGYDDDNYSNATALVITFPVNNYYNDSRKLMKALAWEKEFINFLKNYDNPNLTVSFSAERSIEDEINRESNSDISTVLISYIVMFVYISVALGHIQSCRRLLVDSKISLGIAGILIVLSSVACSVGIFSYFGIPLTLIVIEVIPFLVLAIGVDNIFIIVQTLQRDERLQGETLDKQIGRVLGDVAPSMFLSSFSETVAFFLGTLSTMPAVRTFSLFAGMAVLIDFILQVTCFVSLLGLDIKRQERNRLDILCCIKSNEEMSGVQRSESILFLFFKNLYSPYLLKDWMRPIVIAVFVGILSFSTAVIHNVEIGLDQVLSMPDDSYVMDYFSQLSKYLHAGPPVYFVLEEGHNYTSLEGQNMVCGGMGCNNDSLVQQVFNAAEIGSYTRIGYAPSSWIDDYFDWVKPQSSCCRVYNTTGQFCNASVTDPSCTRCRPLTQEGKQRPQGKDFMTFLPMFLSDNPNPKCGKGGHAAYNSAVNFINNKSDVGATYFMTYHTVLKTSSDFIDAMKKARVIADNITETMGIKEKNYRVFPYSVFYVFYEQYLTIVHDAIFNLCISLGSIFLVTTVLLGFEVWAAVIVSITIAMIIINMFGVMWLWGISLNAVSLVNLVMSCGIAVEFCSHVTRAFTVSTKGSRVERAEEALSHMGSSVFSGITLTKFGGIVVLAFSKSQIFKIFYFRMYLAMVLLGATHGLIFLPVLLSYVGPSVNKAKTHAAQERTRGTERERLLYF